The DNA segment CGATTAAGAaaagagggagtttcctctttctcttGATGGATTTCATATatctttgccacattcattggcttAGGAATGGCATGTTTAAGTCCATGTAGTAttagtcttttatatctagtaATCTCCGGGGCTCCTATTCCTGGGGTTTGAATCCATCTACGAGGTTCTTGTGTCGGTAAAACATGTACTGGGGCTAAACCGGGTGCATtaccaccttgtctctgctcttccaaTGCAAGAGCCGTGGCCTGAGAAAGTACTAGTGACTTTTCTTCTGAACTGAGAAGGGTATTCATCAATGTCTGAATATCAGCCCAAGTAGGGTGGTggctagcaaaaatagtctcccataattggcaatgtttatcttggtcttctctcaagCCTGGCGTCTgttttttccaattatataaatcagaAGTCGTAAAGGGCACGCAACTTGTCCCTGGCCATCCAACATCTCTCGCATTGGTGCCATAAGGTGAGAGGCATCGGCCAAAATATCTTCTGGTGCAAGACTATTTCTGCCTTCATCTCTACTTATGGGAGTGGAGCTATATGTGTGCCCACTCCGCAAGGTATGTCTGTCCATTCCTTGgttctccctcctaacttcctcaatcatccGGAGACGTGGGTCAATCATTTGGGGAGGAGGCTCCTAAATTCTGGCTTTGTCGCACAGAATAAGCataacgatccaaaatatcatattcttgtcgtATTCGCCTTAAggattgacttaaatcctggaacgtcactgcagttccagacgaagttccagcaataggtgattgacttaaatcttgttccattgctgtacttccAGAAGAAGGGGTTCCAAAACTGGCGGACTGGGTCTGCTGAACAATAGactgttgatacgttgggggctgtACTTGAACTGATGGCACAGCCTGAACTGACGATTCAGCCTGAGCCTGGGTAGGTGGCTCAATTTGGGCTGCTGGCAATTGGACCGCCTGTGGTGGCTGAATTCCCTGTGGTGGCACTAGTAatactggtggtgctggcaaaggaatggCCGGAGGTGGAGCCATAGGCGAAACcagccattcttcttcttctgcctgaagaactgggggttttatttccaatttctttcccttattaatttggcattgagcCAAAGCCATTTCCAGTGCACACTCTGAaggtgggtctaggcagatgattCTCCACCCCCTAGCATACCACCACGATGTTAACTCGTCTGGCAGCATGTCaaaaagggtggcttccaactgttGAGCCCTTGTAATGTTAAACGTTCCTCCCAATGGCCAATCAATAGCCAGCTCCACCCATGCTTCATTACAAAATATTGACAACTGCTCTTCATTCGGGACCGGCCCTCCAGAAGAGACAACACTTTTCTTAAACTCagagaaattttgcaaaatacattcaaggggggtcattttccaatcgccctttttcTTTTGAGTCTTTCCAGACCCTTTCTTAACTTTCCTCTGTTCTGTCCTCTCCATCTTGTCCTGTTTTGAAGCACCCTGCCCCATGTTCCCTGTCCAGTCCTatctgccctttgcagatgacgtatgacttttgggggtagcctctctgtctacctGGGGGgatgtctgagacaaaacaacagacAGATAACATTCCGATGCACCCTTCCCCTCCCGTGTTCAGACGACACTCaggtagcctctctgtctaggtagcctctctgtctaacCTGGGGAGGTGCCTAACACGGAACAACGGACAAATGAcgtacaacactcgcttcccGGTTTTCGCGGCCCTTCTCCTCACGGAGGTAGGGAAACGCGCTACTCATGGTCCTCACTCGCTTCAGGGTAAACTGCTGCagataagccctgtctcatgcacacactttcacacaccactctcttcacacttaagCCCAATGAGCTCTTACCCCTTTCGAAGAGACGTTGGAACGTTGAAACCCCCTGCTCTTCTCCAatcctctccaaccttgtttcgatttaaaagggagtcatcatgGCAATACCTCGTCAGCCCAATCCGCTCCCACAGGCCTGGGCAGGCTGAAAGTAGCCTGGAGCGCTCTTCCCAACCCCTGCAGGGACCACgtccaaggcaaagaggaatgccaacaagATGAGTCCCGGCGGAGTCACGCCAAATTGTTACAAAcaatacgccccagtcccttttagggatcctggtagcttggatccgctcccaatactcacccaatagagctcaagaacgaatgaaacaagatggaggatagagtatatttatttctaacacgtgcacgtggagaagggccaagccagttctgacagactctgctgtgctggccttttcataagctttattttactaattatgcatgcatcaatttcatcacatctacatcataactacatcattaatccatgcccatttcctcctcataaccatatttagaagttgtttttcacacttatcttgttatgttcatcttagccttgtacatgtgcaacatagtctgatactttcttcggcacaggtgcatttgcaactaaaagcctgtgagaatacagttatctattttgcagacacagctttaaacaaacaatggttcTGCAATTCAGCAagttagcatttctctttacacacacacaagtaaattaattgtcagcattttagcacaagcaaTGTGATTCTCAAtacatttctactatgaattcaaaacagcaaACCAGGCCTAATACTTTTTACTTTGactatgcaaagaaagcttaattgaacaaaatatgttattaattcaaacagtcaaacaaacagaattcagtgtcacagaggtagtatgcttctgaataccagttgctggaaaccgcaggagtggagtgctcttgcattcaggtcctgcttgcaggtttcccatggacatctggttggccactgtgagaacaggacactgaacTAGATCggccaccagcctgatccaggaggctcttctaatgttcttatgtaCGCCTAGTCTAAAATCAATCAACTGCACTACTGTTGCTGACCTCAAAGTAACAATACATCAACCAAATGATGACAAATTTGTTTAGCCTGAAACTGCTGAACAAGGATGTATTGGCGTACTCTATTCTGTTCTTGTCAAAAAGCGCTTAATCAGCCTGACTCCATCTTGTTTAAAATGGTTCTAATGAGACACAGTAAAAATCTTTCTCAAGAGTTTCATACCATATGTGCTGATTAGACTGTGTCTGCAGACAGTGACTTGCAATTCCTGACTCTTTGATTAGGAGTCTGAAAA comes from the Rhineura floridana isolate rRhiFlo1 chromosome 7, rRhiFlo1.hap2, whole genome shotgun sequence genome and includes:
- the LOC133389564 gene encoding uncharacterized protein LOC133389564 isoform X3 encodes the protein MGQGASKQDKMERTEQRKVKKGSGKTQKKKGDWKMTPLECILQNFSEFKKSVVSSGGPVPNEEQLSIFCNEAWVELAIDWPLGGTFNITRAQQLEATLFDMLPDELTSWWYARGWRIICLDPPSECALEMALAQCQINKGKKLEIKPPVLQAEEEEWLVSPMAPPPAIPLPAPPVLLVPPQGIQPPQAVQLPAAQIEPPTQAQAESSVQAVPSVQVQPPTYQQSIVQQTQSASFGTPSSGSTAMEQDLSQSPIAGTSSGTAVTFQDLSQSLRRIRQEYDILDRYAYSVRQSQNLGASSPND